The window GTAACTCGTATaacgggaaaaaaagaaaaagaatgataagaaaaaaagatcaataattttccaaatcggAATGGATCCGTTATTGCAATCGATCGGTAATCGAAATATTACCGACCGAGTCGCGAGTTTCGTTTGCGAGGCTTGTCTGATCGAATACGGATTTATTCTACTTCGGcctacgaaagaaagaaacgaattccaattcaaatatttcgtatataacttttacattcgattaattatttttcatagttAATAACATATCTGTTTCTATGGATTATCATTAGATTGGTCGTGACgaatggaaatttcttttttcttcagcGACAGCGACCGTGAGCGTGGCCAAACCAAGAATAATAGGAGAGAATGACGAGCCATTAAATCTGAGCCCGGAAAACGAGTCGGATGATTTCTGGCACACCTCTGTTGGAAAGTTTCGATTCAATATCGAGGATCTTCCCGAACAATTGCAGTATATTCATAAGCTTTTGAAGGTTGGGAACAGATTTAGATGGGATAGTCGGTTTTGAAATggtttggaaattttagaacgaCGATTAAATTGTTTCCTCCTTCAGGAGATCATGACGATCGACAAACCTGACATACTCTACTACATGCTCCAATGTTTAAACGTGATGTGCCTTTACGGGGATGCTTTCAACATGGCGGTGAAGGACCATCAAGGATTCTTCATATGGTGTCAAGAAAATTTACTgataaaaaagtaagaatttaattatcgctTCTCGTGAGAATACATCCTCTACtgacaatattttacataccTTGCAGGTGAATAGAAATTTCAGGTATTCTTTCATAATTCTCGATGACGAATGTATTTATccgtttttaacaattataagtaaaattttcagaaaaaattcaacattgtttcttctttctaccTCTACAGTCTATGGGAACTTCTAAACGGGGAGCATTCTCACATAGCTCACGTCACAGTGCCATTGTTGCTCCACTGCGTGACATTGCCTTGTGGAATAGACACCTTCTGGCGTCTGATACAGGAAGAATTCCACAATTCTGATTGGCGTATTCGTTTCGTGGCAggtatgaaaaagaagaatttgatgataaattaatctctAAAACATCGATCGACAATTTAACAGTCGAAAGAGTTACATTGATCGCGAGATTCATGGATTCTACTCCTCTGAGGAACGTAATCAGCCTCCAAGCTGCCCTAGCGAACGCGTTCTGCTATCTAATCGCAAGTATGGACGACATAAATGTGTACGTTGCTCAGAGAGCCACCTTGTACCTTGGCACCATCCACGATACAGCTATGAGAGTAAGATTCGTATACACAATTCGTTGCATTCGTTCGAATGATTTACGAATAAGAATTCAAATTCTTGCAGTCCCTGATCCTCTGCTTGGAGACCCAATTCGATTCAGTGATAGTCGACCGGCCGATGGTTCTCCAATCATTGTACCAATTGCACAACAGTCTCAGCGATAGACATATCTTGACTTGGGAGTTTTTTCTCAATCGTTTCGACGCGCTCTTCCTCGAGGCGCAGATCAATTTGGAAAGATCTGGAGATATACCCTATCTGCGCGGTCAGTTTTCAAATTCTCGACGAGTAGACTGCAGATCTTTATtccctgaaaataaaatttttatgaattaaaaatggaacttgtataaaaatttattttattatatcgtaacGCATATTTTGCGTGCCTTCCATTATagggaatgaataaatatctgcagactattaattaataatattttcatataatatttatttatcgagagGATTATTTATCGTAGATCTCAGAAATACGGATTTGAACAGCGAAATCTTCATGAAGAAGTTGCACAGAGCGCAGGAGGCGTTGTCTCAGTCGGAAGGAAGCGGGACTAACTCCATAAAGACGTTGAGCGCGAGTTTCGGCACGAAATGGCCGTACAAACGCACCATGTCGGCACCAGCGTCGATGATTCCTCGCCAAGACACTAAACAAGGTAAATCAAAcgattcgtggaaaatttttgtgGATATATCGTGATTCATTCCATAGTTTACTTTTTATAGTCAGAAATTCCTATATCGTTGATCAACGATTGTCAACGTTGACTCACAAAAGATAAGTCAGACTTGAAGAATACGTAGGTATTCGAATGCACCTTTTACACTTTTACTAAACTCAGATTAGACCGTAGACTCGTCagagaataatattagaatcaaATAGAAGCctaggaattattatttatcgtttaatttggGTCGAACAGTGAAACGAagttataagtaataataaaagaaaaattattagagatcAAACCATGCATATCTAGAATGAtgaaaagaacaatttttcaacaaattttgaatatattggaCGCCTATTAACAAGCAACATGCCATGCCCTTTATTACAATTACAGCTAACAGGTTTCTTAATTTCGTTGCAAGGAATTTCATTGCTAAGAaacaaatcaatatatatgatgtatctatccaacaaaaatttcttctgctcgattaatttgcaatttccTAAGAATTTCTGCTACCAAGAACGAATCCCTTACTCTTTGAAAGAATCGGCAGCGATCAATCTCGCGCCGTCGACTTAGCTTCGATTCGCAGAAAATCTAGTAGTCGATCGTACATCGTCTAAACCACTCGCTGTTTACACGCGTTTCTCAATTGTGTTCCAACCGTGTCGAACCCGCGCAGAAAAGGAGAAGGTGTACAGCCGGCAATACTCGGCGCCTATCCTGAAGCGCAAGAGCTCCAGATTCGGACTGGGTCAGTTGCTGGGGTCCACCCCACCTAATAACAGTATACCAGGTAGAGTAGCGTTGCTGATGCTAGCCTTAGACGTGGCCGTTTATCTTCTGTGTTATTCTATgtttctacatatatatatatacacatacacatacaaaCAAACATATACCCACCTATTTACCCATCTGTGTACACGCGAAACGCGAAACGCGATGTTCGATGTGGAAACCTGTGTGGTAAGTTTGATGGTTCATTAACCTCCTTGTTGACCGACGACTTCGCTTAGTTTTCTTTTTGCGCTGTGACCCAAAAGGTTAACGGGGTTAATCaccgataaaatttctttgcatTGCGGTGAAAAATTCATATGATTacactggaaaaaaaaaaaattcgatttggcTTTGGTTTCGCTTAGGCATTGCGCTGTGGAGCTATTTATATGATTGGTATTTTGAGGATGATGGAAGTTTGAACAATATTGAGAAaacttttagaataaattttcttccctcccaTTGTTTTGAGCATTGTTTGTTGCAGGATCGTATATATCAGATTTTCGTATAAAGTTTCctcgagaattttcttttttttttgtagcgAGTAGAAATTTGTGTAGTTTTTCCGATATTTTGTTTGTAGATTGAAAAGATTGGTACCCTTTCCTTTAGATCGTGCAGATAAATCCCTTTGTCCTAGTTGAATGTTTGTAGACAGTTTCCTGGTAATAgtagattttgaatttataaaattcgtaaaCGGTATAGagtttaacataattattttcatgcaTGATTgtagataatgaaaaattctatgataatattaatatgcaaGCAAGGGtggtaagaattttttttttaaacttgatcactcaatttttatcttattttatccgattaaaacttaaaaacaatatttattatcaactcAACGTTACAGATGGTCATGTTCATTCGTTAAACATGGTGGATGAAACTAGCGCGTTACCAGGATACACACACAAAATTGTAGATTTGGAAGAAGCTGACAAAGAGACCATGCACTTATTGGTTTTTCTTTTGATGCAATTTCTCTCCAGACAGGATcaggtaaattaattattttttaattctaatttttattcgctCTTTCTTCATCAAAAACATTATTGTCCAGGCTTATCCAACGGATGAAAAACCTCTATCAAAAACGCAAGGAATCGTTCTACGTCACTTGTATCTTTTACTAGGTTATAACCAAACTGAACGCATTTTTCATACTTCTCCGCAACGATTAAggtattaaatatcgataataaatcacCAATTATCAACAGAATGAACAATCTAGAATCAATTCACTTCAGAGTTTCACCTGTATTCAACGTCTTTATCGCGAATCTTCCTCAACTTCTGGACCAGAATCATGTGATGGGATGGATGATGACGCCTCCAGTTCTGGCTATACTTCAACACTGTCCTTGTCCTCCGCAAGGTGTACCTCCATCCGATCATCAAACACCCACGTATAGCCTATGGTATCTCGAACCGCATAATAGACGCTCTTGGTTAATGGCTCTTCTCGTTATACTGTATAAGGTGAACTAGacacatttcaaatatttttccatccttttcttaattcgagaaaattaattaactttttttatacgcGTATAGTGTCAATATGGCCAACAACCATGGTGCAATCAATTGCAAGTGTTGATCAAGATCGTATTAAACACTTTAGATACACAACACCATCAATGTAAAAGAATTCCAGCTACCGTGGTGATGAGCGCTCCATCCAGATCACGTGGTACATTGGtgttaacttttaatatattattttaaaatacaaaaatgttaaGATGGAAATCACGctacaattaaatttcagaCGTATCTCAACCGTCTCTAGGCGTGGATCACGAACTGATGGCAATGGGAGATATGAACGCCGAGAGTCCTCCAATGAGAACTCCTATAGTATCGGTGCACCAAAGAAGTCCAGGACCAACGCATAGTCAGATGGAAACTCATTGGGAGGAGAGCACACCTACTTGTCGTTACATGAACAAACACTCCAGGTTATTTGATCTATACATTGTTCCTAGAAACACTGCATCCTAGTCGATAACATAGATTCCTGGGAAGGTAGAGCATTAGGCTATTTCAGCTTGGAATGTTTCACATTGACGCGTTTTGCACTCTATATTGACCCTTctatcttcatattttttcatatcctTGGAATTacgttcttttaaaaatagccGATGAATAAGTTGTAAAGTTACTAGAAACTTTATTTCACTAGTAGCCTTACCATCTCAAAACTTCACAACCATAACTCAAGGATTAGAGGaacgaagatatatatatatatatcttttgttaTTTCCTCGTTTTCTTAGTAGGCATGAAACGAAATAGCaatgataaaattgcaaaatcaaatttatcagAATCGCGAAgtagaaaactttttttttctttaaccaGATAGCGAAAATAGTAAATTCTAGGATCTAGTATTTACCTAGAATGCCTTGAGAATATACAATCCAGGATCCAGTGAGAGTGAGAATTACATCATGACACACCTGTGCCTGTGCTTACACCAGTAGCTGCTTGTTACAATTTCCGCTATTGTGAATGCTCTGCAAAGCTACTCGATCAATGCGGATGATACGGAGTCCGAGCTGGCTGCAATACCCGAGAGCCCAAAATCTGACAGCACCTTGCATGGCAGCAGTGGTGGATCGCTCGGCGAGCTGGAGGAAACACCGACCGCTGTCACGAGAAGTATTTCGCTACACGGATCTAGAATCACGACCGATATTTTGACGAAAACGGATTGGAACAATCAGAATGTTATCAAGAAGTCGGAAGGAATCAGCAGACCTACTTGGTTTCTTGGAAGCGAGGAGGAATCTCATCAGGTAATTgattggaaagaagaaagaagtctaatttctttctaaattaaataaatgtaactaTGGACGAGAGTTttgtttagtttttttatttaagttttatttttaaagtgaatTTGAGAATGAAACTCTCATaagttgatttattttttgtaataaatattgtgttGAGAATGAAcagtatttttgaataatcatttttaaccTATTTTTCTCTTGCaatcttttaaaaacaactctcgaatatattcgtattttaaCAGTAAAGCTCTCGAAAAATTCTTGCTatcaaaagttattttttacgaGAAAATACTGCGTCCAGTAAGTAACAatctgttaataaaaataacttttgatAGTAATTCTCGAGAGTTTCATATTCTTAGTTCCAATATCCATCGCGAAATATATCTCGTTCACAACATCGTGCGAACGATATTGCGTCATAAAATATCTTacgatttacaaaattaattttctattattttcttggGCCAGAGTACGAAGATTGGACCTCAAAAGAAGTGGAGTGTGCACGAAGGAGTAAAGATGATGGTGACGAGTACTTTGTTAACTGGTCAAGCAGATCTACAGAGATACACTTCAAGAATCGAGAAAGTGACGGAAAGAGCGGAAAAAGGGATTTTGGATAAAGCGATCCCAGAGAAACCAGCGACAGAGAAAGCTGCTCAAGAAAGGAACGTCACTGTACAAATAGCTTTTAATGGAGACATCGCCTCCTCGAAACCTTTTGGGTTATCCACTGCTCTTGCGACTACTTTACCTGCCCAAGTTCAAAAGTAATCagaatttttcgttatatCACGCGTacgattgaataatttttaacacaaatgaatataattacagATACGATTTTTCCAAGGAGAAGATACCTCCAGCAGGTTCCAGTAATTCAGATTCACCGAATTCTAAGCAATTGGGTCGTCAGAAGCGCATAGAGCAGACAGTGACCATAGCCTCGCCTGTGTCACCAGGTCAAGTGGTTACGGTGACGAGCAGCGACCAATCGAGTTCTCCAGCGGTGAGCTCGATCTCGTCTCAGATCACGAGCACGGATAATGGGCAGCATCCGAGCTGGAACGAGCCTCCTCATCCTCTAACTGCACCGACTGTCGAGAGACTTTTGCCAATCGGCACCACGATTCGCCCGGCtggtaaatatttgtatttggaaaaaacgataggtaatttttcatcaatttgtcGATAATTCTGTAGGTCCAAGACCAGCTCAGAGAATTCTGCGTTGCGAGGATACTTACGGATCGCCTGAATCACCATTGTCCAAGATGGACGTGTTGACAGTCAGTGAGtaatgtttcaaaattaataaaatcttgtgTATtactttgtattaattatattaattttcaggtTCCTCGTTCGATCAAGATAGTGAAACGTGCATATCTAGCGATATAACGAGTCCTCGAAGTATTTCGCAGCTGGAGTTTCCATTGCCTGAACGATTGTTACCAGTTGGCCCTCACAGAGACTTCACCGGCCTCGTTGAGCACGTTCGTCAGGTGCTTGGTGTCCGAGAGATTGAAGGTAATATTATTCTCatccgataaaaaaaaaaaaaataaccaaaattttttctccaacAACGATATCTTTTGTCAGATTCCAACAAATACAATAACGGAAATAGCGGGAAAACTGATGGACAAGCACCGATAAAACAAGATAGCACAACATCTGAGAACATGGTAATTTGTAGAACCTTTCCTCATCGTCTTAAGAACGAAATAACAGAGTTCGATTTCTCAGTCAGCGTCTCTAGTTCCAACATCGAACGAGATACAATCGAGCAGATCGACGAGTCCAAGGAGATTGATCAAGCAGGTAGCTTTGGAATCGCCGCCTCCAGCGATAGAGTCCTCGGATTATCCCGTTCGAGCATTCGATCCCGATCGAAGAGGCAGAGCAAAGGATCACGTTCGTATTCAACGAGACAAGCGAAAGGATAGTATCACTGGCCACGATGGTCCATTAACCAGGCGTGCAGAATCCTGGTAAATTTCACTGGAATACCTCGTCAGAATTGCTGGACGAGCACGGTACATTatctaacattaaaaatagttCATTTCGAGCCAATTTCTGTAGGAGAAGAATAACATTATTCCTATTGTCATTATTCTTATGTTAGACAAAAGCACGCGATCAAACTTGTGCCAAAActgttaataatttcaaaattaagttGATCAAatccttttaattattattgcattgtgaataaatatgattttctgcgtttttattttttaattgtattaaattgtaCTTttgtctatataatatatataatattgatgaagATAATGTGAAACCGTATTCATCTGGCAATTCTGttcttcatatatttaatttctttgaaaattcaacACGATCCATTATGATTCTCTATCGATTCATAGGTCTGGTCCTCAATTGCAGCCTAATTTCGATATCGCCTCGCAACAGGCCTATCACGCTGATTTCAACTTGAAACAAAGTTTATTTCGCATTGGAGACGATTGTATTTACGAGAGGTAGCAATTcgatgtatattaataaatgtattcattttcgaattgaattaaatttcttgcAATTTATTGTAGATGTTCGGAGTGTGGAACGATAAAGGAGGAATATTCAGATGAGGAACTTGGTCTGTGTATTATCAATCTGGGCACGTTTATCCATCGTGAACCATCCTTAGCAGCCCCACTTTTGCCTGAAATCTTACGTGTCGTCACAAAGTCAGTCTTTTATTTCACctgtttttaattgttttgcaAACAATATCACGATAATGTTCGTTCACAGGGTGGCTCTCAATGCGATGTATCCTTGGCAAAGCGAGACCAACATGCATCTACCTGGTGGTGCAATCAGCGTGGCCCATCAGTTCCTCCGATGCGTGCTTCATCAATTGGCGCCTAATGGTGTCTTCTTGCAAATGTTCCAAACGCATTTAAATGGTACAATGATTCTTACAGATTGATTCTTTTATGAAACGCACGATTCATTTAAAGGATCTATTTATCTTTCAGAATCTACaagaatgcaattttttaagaGTGTTACTCAGGCTCTAGTCGATTTCAACGAATTGAATCCAATAGCACCTCTGCAATTATTGCTCGAGGTAttctaatgcaaattttagatattttataaaaattataaccaacacaatttatatcaaaaaaattaaatttctatcgcaaatttcaaaaagaaaaatttcttcaataaatcaagatcaagaataatttgtatatctttcagtattataaataattttaataattgaatttcagaatttattattactatattattactatattattactatattacttattattattataattacttaaatcACTATCTTatgatacaaataattcattaatcaaTCTCtcattataacatatataaacatatttcttaataaattctaaatttcaggCCTTAAACGCGAAAAAATCTCTGCCAATGGAACGCCTCCCGATAATACTATTCAACATAGCCTGTTATTTGGATTGCTTGCCCCTGGAAACGGGCTTGAGCCCAGGTGCAACAACCTGGAGTGGTCTTCTCGCGCAATTCGATGGCCTATTTCGCAGGCTAGTGTTGATGCTCTCGTCCATCGAGGATACCACTCCGTTATTAAGGATCATGATTTCTTTATTGAAGGTCCCGGGCATCCAATTGAAGGTCAGTTATTCGCCGCTCGTAAATAACCTTCACGATCATTATCGTTGCGGAGTGATCGTAGTCGTTACAGGGACCACGTAAACGGAGAATTTATTCCTCCTGAGCTGGCCGGAGCAGTGATCGAGAAGAGATCGTTCGATACTCGTTCCAATCTGATTTATTACACTTTTTTGACGAATTTTTGATTTGCGAtccttttgttaaatttaaagaatctctatttttactttaaaatacactaatttttagatttgttgTATCAATTatgtttgtaattataattttgttaaatttattataaatgtttaatagaGCATGCTGGATCCCTTTGCCAAGGTGTTAAGTTACGCCATACAGAATTCTACTATAAAGTACAATTATCTGACAGACCTGTGCTATCTTTGTCATCGAGGTTTCATCAAAGACAGGGACAAACATTTTTTCGGAAGAACCATCGTATTTGAGCTGATTCAAGCGATTAAATTCAAGACCACGATACCGGATTCCAATTTTCTCTTGCTCTTGCATTTCGTACTTCAGGTAAGGAGAtacatcgtttaaaaattcatgacGTGGACAAATTTGTGCTTCGTATATTTAGGATATCGGCGGCTCGTTACCTAACACGATCGCGTTGGAGAATATCCAAACAGACATATCAccgatttataatacaaacgCTTCCGAGTCCCTGAAGAATCAACTGTCGGACGTGCTCGATTTTTTGGCAGATTTTCACACTTTGAGTAAAGTGAAggtaataaaatatctgatactaaataaatattaataattcatgtcTATGacgaataatgtaaattttctaataatgtaGAGCTATAGCAAAGGAATGCAGGCTGGCCTGAACGAGGATACTTTAGGTGGTATCCTGAAATGTGGTCTCGCGCAATTTGTAGCTCTAGAAATCACCAGAGGCAACAATAGAGAGAACAGAGCTGTAGCTCGCTATCTTCCTTGGCTCTATAGCGCTCCCTCTATGATACAACAAGGGTAATTATGGTTGATGATGATATTCaatgcagaaaaaaaaaatcgaaagttttaaaaaatattgaaatcaatgtCATTTCCAGAGCTCGAGAATATGTGGATTGTATAGGTCATATCAGATTACTATCATGGTTGCTGTTGGGCTCCCTTACGCACACTTCGATGTACGCTGGCAATAATACGCATAACAACCATGGCCAGTCGATCCCATCTGCACAACCAATACCGCAAGAAGTATCTTGTCATGTCGCGGATCATGTGCAAGTTATATTTTCCGGGTTCCCGGAACAATCTAAAGCATCAGTCCTACACATGTCCTCATTATTTCATGCCTTCATATTGTGtcaagtatgtatatatatatatatatatattagtggAATACTTGAATCGTAAATACGTAATTCGTAAGCATTAT is drawn from Apis mellifera strain DH4 linkage group LG5, Amel_HAv3.1, whole genome shotgun sequence and contains these coding sequences:
- the LOC408845 gene encoding protein unc-79 homolog isoform X9, producing the protein MGTRFAAFSLKLTSLHDYYQRLLHGNQPVPSGLDMANTLKFFSQMLLSLLKEVREAPLEMVKSQKYDAERMALYPNLDYKQLYNALTQLIDVVSSIHIGLQAFGQALLQCIACLLPFLDHDLIDNVAYLTASSISVLPLELHQDIVNYLCFYILPFTITRKTEDGTENAASQSIAAVIMMIFQYSNNPAHHCQLLECLMALKPGVVKDILCVVAYGTAPARASAAKLLFYYWPSFNPNLFDRRAVLVKFANDLAPFVCQRDSCPNAGSAEAGKVCYDHRISITFASETPPPMYLCIECANEIHRSHPNQMFYDILHPMQQVSMICENKNCKATDKSAISVCFSTECASYNGNHPIRYCQKCHNNRHDKGRGEDHVYHTALPHISKLDSQTQTYMVQAIVSLLKEAEPLSMDSNRDISEISTNKDSAGFPGSGSSGGGSGGSGGQFDSATLEERQLLGRYGVWLLVGLCTPNQDTSIEILGRLLSMLFHWFHVTAYSFDGTKKSLMHLIFSVGQAESALEKLKTEYVCGWLSEVMKTHYEVFISCLLPHPADYVRVGGHWETLASRTSHLKDGLNRLFCLVPYEVITPDVWDYVMPHWMEAMVNDVPEYELHELKMILCKILDRDMSPLGFDAKKMYNFVAKRFVNTCAKVQEQALNWLQTLTMLEISIPLCQLFSMFSDGVAVMGAMNSTESEQKPSKGTKKEDDEGNAICSVVENESGKSTPLSDDVVPTPRHMEFTTNAELNLSCCILMLDILLKQMELQNVDKHTGIGTWVCKDACRLMKSILASNWNNCHVCATNSECTYCESSVIWHQLCLQLVTYMAPENPAYPPDKIVDESAEEHGRKSPEASRKGDSKSDVVISMPVPEMHSVGGVLAHMPQFFEQIMTATVETVSEQLDLAAIMPTEKVMSAFARAVTLSETDVATATVSVAKPRIIGENDEPLNLSPENESDDFWHTSVGKFRFNIEDLPEQLQYIHKLLKEIMTIDKPDILYYMLQCLNVMCLYGDAFNMAVKDHQGFFIWCQENLLIKNLWELLNGEHSHIAHVTVPLLLHCVTLPCGIDTFWRLIQEEFHNSDWRIRFVAVERVTLIARFMDSTPLRNVISLQAALANAFCYLIASMDDINVYVAQRATLYLGTIHDTAMRSLILCLETQFDSVIVDRPMVLQSLYQLHNSLSDRHILTWEFFLNRFDALFLEAQINLERSGDIPYLRDLRNTDLNSEIFMKKLHRAQEALSQSEGSGTNSIKTLSASFGTKWPYKRTMSAPASMIPRQDTKQDGHVHSLNMVDETSALPGYTHKIVDLEEADKETMHLLVFLLMQFLSRQDQAYPTDEKPLSKTQGIVLRHLYLLLGYNQTERIFHTSPQRLRVSPVFNVFIANLPQLLDQNHVMGWMMTPPVLAILQHCPCPPQGVPPSDHQTPTYSLWYLEPHNRRSWLMALLVILYKCQYGQQPWCNQLQVLIKIVLNTLDTQHHQCKRIPATVVMSAPSRSRDVSQPSLGVDHELMAMGDMNAESPPMRTPIVSVHQRSPGPTHSQMETHWEESTPTCRYMNKHSSYSINADDTESELAAIPESPKSDSTLHGSSGGSLGELEETPTAVTRSISLHGSRITTDILTKTDWNNQNVIKKSEGISRPTWFLGSEEESHQSTKIGPQKKWSVHEGVKMMVTSTLLTGQADLQRYTSRIEKVTERAEKGILDKAIPEKPATEKAAQERNVTVQIAFNGDIASSKPFGLSTALATTLPAQVQKYDFSKEKIPPAGSSNSDSPNSKQLGRQKRIEQTVTIASPVSPGQVVTVTSSDQSSSPAVSSISSQITSTDNGQHPSWNEPPHPLTAPTVERLLPIGTTIRPAGPRPAQRILRCEDTYGSPESPLSKMDVLTVSSSFDQDSETCISSDITSPRSISQLEFPLPERLLPVGPHRDFTGLVEHVRQVLGVREIEDSNKYNNGNSGKTDGQAPIKQDSTTSENMSASLVPTSNEIQSSRSTSPRRLIKQVALESPPPAIESSDYPVRAFDPDRRGRAKDHVRIQRDKRKDSITGHDGPLTRRAESWSGPQLQPNFDIASQQAYHADFNLKQSLFRIGDDCIYERCSECGTIKEEYSDEELGLCIINLGTFIHREPSLAAPLLPEILRVVTKVALNAMYPWQSETNMHLPGGAISVAHQFLRCVLHQLAPNGVFLQMFQTHLNESTRMQFFKSVTQALVDFNELNPIAPLQLLLEALNAKKSLPMERLPIILFNIACYLDCLPLETGLSPGATTWSGLLAQFDGLFRRLVLMLSSIEDTTPLLRIMISLLKVPGIQLKSMLDPFAKVLSYAIQNSTIKYNYLTDLCYLCHRGFIKDRDKHFFGRTIVFELIQAIKFKTTIPDSNFLLLLHFVLQDIGGSLPNTIALENIQTDISPIYNTNASESLKNQLSDVLDFLADFHTLSKVKSYSKGMQAGLNEDTLGGILKCGLAQFVALEITRGNNRENRAVARYLPWLYSAPSMIQQGAREYVDCIGHIRLLSWLLLGSLTHTSMYAGNNTHNNHGQSIPSAQPIPQEVSCHVADHVQVIFSGFPEQSKASVLHMSSLFHAFILCQLWTMYLEELSKNPSNNEGHITMNILLEFWGKITPCILQLVEYSKVLAEMVNLHFLSLLEALLECGSILLSKLLPLWSPILYSHHVQLPGHLQVRLQNCRDFPPNKMSEHFASSRRESNATLLRWLHRLQFKMGQIEMQSSTATQFYSI